The DNA sequence CGCAGCCGCGCCTCATGGCCGCGAAAGCCCTGGGAAAGAGCACCGCGCCGGTGATGCCGTTGCTCAAGAAAGGCTTGCAGGACTCAGACGTCGCCATTCGACTGGCAGCCGCCGGCAGTCTCTTGCAACAACTCCGACGCTCCGCGCCATCCCCCAAAGCCCATTAGTCGAAAGGATCTCGCCATGTGGAAATTCGTCGGAGCCCTCGTCCTGGCCGCCACATCGTTCGGCCTCGGATTTTATTTCGGCCAACGCCCGGTCGGCACGTTACAACACACGATCTCAGACCTCCAACGTTCCATCACAGACATGTCGCGAAACATTTACGACACGACGAGAGGGATCGAGCGGGACCTCCGCAGGCGGCAGGCGCTACTCGACAGTAAATCGAGAGTGGTACAGGCGAAAGCAGAACTGTTCGAGAAAAACGTTGGAGAAGCCGCGAAGCAGTTAAGTGCGGCGGCCGAGACGTTGGAGAATGCGACCAAAGGGGCCAAACAGGACGAATCGATGCTCGCCGTGCGAACACTCACCGGCACGATTCAAGAAGTCAGGCTGGAATTGTCGATGGGGAAACCGGTATCACTGAAGAAGATCGATGACATTCAACGGGAAGTCGACCGGCAACTGAATAAATAACCGCTACGCGTTGGCAGGCTGCTTCTTCCACTTCGCCAGGATCCGCTCCACCCGCATCCTGACCACCATGTCCGAATCTTTCATCAACGGCTTAATCGCATCGCGGCCCCGGTCATCGCCGATTGCCTCGAGTGCCGCCGCGGACGTCAACCGGGTAAACCAATCCTTATCGCTGAGCATCACGATGAGAGGATCGATCGCCTCGGCGCTCTTGATCCGGCCCAGGGCCATGATCGCCTGCTTCTGAACCATTTCATCCTTGTCCTTGAGCGCTTTGACCAAGCGAGAAACTGACGGCTCCCCAAGTTCAACGAGGGCATTCGTGGCATCGTCCTTAAACTCGTCATTTTTCAGCTGCAGCATCAACGGGTCGAGCACACGTTCGTCGCGAATCTTCCCTAACGCCGCAATCACATACTTCCTGACATCCCAATCGCGAAGCAACTTGATCAATAGTTCGACGGCAGGAGAACCGATCTGGCCCAACCCCTCGATAGCGACTTCCCTGACTTGCCAGTCGCCGTCACGCAACGCATTGCACAGTGGCTCCACGCAGCGTTCATCGCCCATTTCCCCGAGCGTGATCGCGGCTTCGCGACGGACCACCCAATCGGAGTCCTTGAGCAGATCGATCTGGATCTCGATCTCATCCTTGACCTTCTCTTCTTCAAGGACCACTTCCTCGGTGAGCTCCGCCGTCGGCAAAACCGGGACCGGGATTTCTCCGGTCAAATCCGCCGCCACCTGATCGGTGAATTCGTCACTCACCGTCTCCGGGGCAGTAGGACTGGCAGATGCTTGTTTGTGCTGTGGTTGTTCCATAGGTACTACCTTAATAATTCACTCGCCCATCACTGACCCAAGCCGGGATATTACTTTGCGGGAGCGGCTGTTTTCTTGCTCGCCGAATTCTTTTTGCGTAACGTGACCGTACGCCGTTTACGTTGCGTCCGCCGCAGCCGCTTCTTCAACGAACGAAGCGCTTCGTCCTCTTTAGGATTTTTGTGGCCGGTTAATTTCTCCGCCACCTTCTTCTTGAGTCTGGTTTCGTCCGATTCAGTCGCCGTTTTCTTCGCCATCCGGATTCGGGCCTCCATGTATACCAAATTGATCTAAATTATTTCCCGGTTCCCACCGGGAGTTGGCAGTCTAGTGGAGAGCTTCACGCCCTGTCAACCGGCGGTTCGACCGGCAGGCGACAAACCTAGGAAGTGACGACCGTCGCCACCTCGGTATGGTCGGTATGATCGGCTGTCTGTAGCCCCGTCAACCGGCGCGCACGCCGCGAGACCCAGATATCGCCAGGAGAGAGCCGCACAGGATAGACCAGCAGAGGGTCCGACTGACCCCACGGTACTGCAGGGAACGCCAGCGCCCCCTGACCAAGCTGCTCTCGCCCAAGAAGAAGCGACGTCGAGACCGTCTCCATCGCTTCTGATGAGAGCAACGCCACCGGCCGGCGTTCTCCAACCAACTGCACCCGGACCACGGAGAGTCCCCCTGCCAACATCCCTATCCGAGCTGCGGCGCCTCGTGAAAGATCGAGAATCCGCCCGTTGACATAGGGGCCCCGGTCCGTAATGCGGACATGAACATGCTTCCCGTTCACTAAGTTCACCACCCGAACCACACTGCCGAGCGGAAGGGTCCGATGGGCTGCGGTCAGACCATCCATATCGAACAGTTCTCCGTTCGCTGCTTGCTTGCCATGAAACGACTCGCCATACCAGGACGCCACGCCACGATCTTCAGCCCCCACGTCCAAGTGCGACACCCCCGTAGGAACCCACGAGCAAGCCCCCAGAAGCATCCCCAGGCTAAGACTCATCGCCCCCAGTAACTGGCGGCTATTTCCACACTTGTGATCGATCATCGAAGACCTCATATCCCAGGTTGAACCAACTGTCCCACAGACCCTGGCCTGTGTACCCTCACCATACGGTCCAACCGGCAGTCCAACAATACCGAGAGCGTAGCCCCACCCCCTACATTTGGATGAAGAAGGAAGGGAAAATCGAAGAGGGATTGTTCAAAAAAGAACCGATACCCGAGCTTTGAGGAGTAAACGACTCTACCCATATAGAAGAAAATACGTGCGACAGTCAACCCTCATCGGCTCGACTCCCCCGTCGGAACATTACAGGTTGTTTGGCTGGCGAGGTAAACCAGAAAGGTTATTGAACCTGGATGACCTGAGCAAACACCCCATCCCGCTGCTTCACATAGGTCAGCCACACCGTTTCACCCACTCGGATGGTCTGAAGCCCAACCCGCTTCCCCTTTCGGGTCACCTTGGTTTGACCTGTCACCCTGGCCCCCACGGTCATATCGTTATGCTTACTCAAAGGTGTCTTGACGACAATCGTGTGCGGAGGCTGTGCGACGTTTACCGCCATGACCTGGCCATGAACCCGATAGCTGCGCCCATCGGCTGCCCGACTCTCGACCGGCAGACAGACGAACAGCACCAACGCAACAACGGCGAATAGTCCCCTCATGCTTATCGCACCCAGGTCATGGTTCAATCCCCTCTAGCAAGCTGATCCGTACGCGCGCGGACTCTAACAGGATGGCCAAAACCTGTAAAGTTACAGGAAGCAGAACCCGATATTGACTGCCCCAATCCGACTGAGTAAGATGCCGACCTGTTGCCTGTTCGGTTGCGAATGCACAACCCGCCGGCTGTGCGCCCCAAACTCACACGATCCAAGTCAGCGCATATGATTGAAGTCCAACAGATCACGAAGCGGTATGGGCACCATACCGCTATCGATCGGGTCAGTTTTTCTGTCGCAAAAGGCGAGGTGTTGGCGTTCCTGGGTCCCAATGGGGCAGGGAAAACGACCACCATGCGCATCCTAACCTGCTTCATGCCGGCCACCGAAGGCACGGCACGAGTGGCAGGATTCGACTGTGCAGACCAGTCACTCGAAGTGAAACGCCGGATCGGGTACTTGCCGGAGACCCCCCCGGTCTACCTCGAATTGACCGTCACAGAATATCTTCAGTTTGTCGGCCGCCTCCGTGGTCTGACCGGAAAAACGCTCACCTCGTCCATGCAACGCGAAATCGAGCGGCTCGGCCTTGGCACGGTGCAGCACCGGCTCATCGGCAATCTGTCGCGCGGATACCGCCAGCGCGTCGGCTTGGCCCAAGCGTTGCTCCATGATCCTCAAGTATTAATCCTGGACGAGCCAACCGTCGGACTCGACCCGAAACAAATCATCGAGATCAGGGAGTTGATCAAGAATCTGGCCGGCTCTCATTCCGTGATTCTCAGCACCCACATTCTTCCCGAAGCCACCGCCGTGTGCCAGCGCGTCGTCATCATCAGCGGCGGACGGATCGTGGCCGAAGACACGCCGGACCAACTCTCTGCGCGGTTACGCCAGTCGGAAAAAATCTCACTCACGCTTAAATCTCCCGCTGTGGATACCGACAGCCGCCTGAAGGCCGTCCAAGGGGTCCAGAACGTGTTTGCGAGCGGCATCCCCGGCACCTTTCTTCTGGAATGCGAACTGGGCCGAGATGCAAGGGAAGAGGTCGCTCGGCTGGCAGTCACCAGTGGATGGGGACTACTTGAGTTAAAAGCCATCTCGATGACATTGGAAGACGTTTTCCTCCAACTGACAAGAGACGAAACAGGACTCCCGCAAGGCGCAGTGGTTGCCGCAGCAGAACCAACAGGCCAGCCAGCATGACACCTGTCCAAGCCATCATCGCCAAAGAGCTGCGCTCCTACTTCGTCTCACCCGTGGTGTATGTCGTAGGGGCGGTGTTTCTCTTAATTGTAGGACTGCTCGCCTATCTCTACATTGTCTTTGCCGGAGCCCAAGCGATTCAGCTGATGCAAATGCAGGGAACAGCCCAGATCAATCTGAACGACTTGGTCTTCCGGAATCTGTTCTCCAGCGTGCGATTTATCCTGCTGATTATTCTGCCGATCCTGACGATGCGGCTCTTCGCCGAAGAGCGAAAACTCCGCACCTTTGAGTTCCTGTTGACCTCTCCGATCGGCATCAACGAAATTGTCGTCGGCAAATTCATGAGTGTCTTCCTCGTCTTTTTGGGGTTGCTCGGACTGACCGGGCTCATGCCGCTTGTACTCGCGCTCTTCTGCGACTTCGATTGGTATCCCGTGCTGACCGGCTACCTGGGACTGGTCTTGCTTGGCGCCCTCTTTCTCTCCGTCGGCGTGCTGGCCTCGGCCCTGACCGAAAACCAGATCGTCGCAGCCTTTGTAAGCTTTGGCCTGCTGCTGGTCCTCTGGCTCCTCGCCGGTGTCGGCTCACTCCTCGGGGAAACGGCCATCGGGCAGGCCATCTCGTACCTGTCATTTATGGAACATTACGACCATTTAGTCCGTGGATTGGTCGACACGAAAGACCTCGTCTATTTTTGCAGCGGTCTCGCCTTGATGCTCTTTCTGTCTCACCGGGTCGTGGATTCATCACGATGGAAATGAACCTCAAGACGACTCCACTTGGCGTAGTCGGAATAGCCCTGGCCGTAGCCGGCGCGGTCGGCTACAGCCTCGCTCCGGAAAAACTCTGGCTAGTCACCCTCATGGAGGGATCGGCACTGCTCTGTCTCATCCTCTTCGGTGTCGTCCATTTCGGCAGCCTGAAAGCCTTCTCCACTCGTCGTTCGACACGCATGGGCGCCAACAGCCTGCTGATGATCCTTCTCTTCATCAGCATCCTCGCCATCGTGAACTTTCTCGCAGCCCGTCATTCCATCCGTTGGGACCTGTCGGAAAACCAAAACTTCTCCCTCTCCCCGCAAACACATCGCGTGCTCAGGAATCTCCCGCGCGAGGTGCTCGTCACCGTGTTCACCAGAGAAAAAGACCCCGGCTACCAATCCTACAAGGAACGGCTCGATAGTTATCGGCAGGCCAGCTCGAAGATTACCGTGGAATTCGTCGACCCGGAACGGCAGCCGAAAATTGCCCAAACCTATGGCATTTCCAGGACTGACACGGCCGTATTCGAAAGCGGCGGGCACACGGTTCGTATCACCGCTCCCTCGGAAGTGGAACTGACCGGAGCGTTTATCCGCGTGTCTCAAGACAGCAAGAAACGCGTACTCTTTCTCGAAGGACACGGGGAACCGAGCCTCGACGATCGGGAACGAACCGGGCTGTCGGCCGCCAGAGAAATCCTGGTCAAGCAGGGGTACGACGTCGACACCGTCAGCCTGCTGAAAGAGACCGCCGTACCGGATCACACCGCCATCCTCGTCGTAGCCGGCCCCCGTCGTCCGGTGATCGTCGAGGAGCAAGAACGCATTCATAGTTATGTGGAGAAAGGCGGCCATCTGCTGCTGCTGCTCGACCCGAATACGCAAGCCGACCTGAATCCCCTGCTCAAACGGTGGGGCCTGGGAGTCGGCCCTGGATCCCTAGTCGACTTACAAGATCGATTGGCCCAAGGCGATCTCACATCCCTGCTCGTCCGCACGTTCACCGAACATGAAATTACGCAGGACCTCTCCGCGGCCGTGCTCTTTCCCCTTGCACGGCATATCACCTTTGACGAACAGGTTGGCGCGGCATGGGACTACGTGCCGCTCGCCCGCACATCGCCGAACAGTTGGGCAGAAACCGACTTGAAGGGCCGTGTCGTCAACCTCAATGAAAAGGAAGACATCAAAGGTCCCCTGCCGATGGCTGCGGCCCTCACGCCAAAAGTCACACCGGAAGAAGGCAAGCCCCGTCCAGCCATCGTGGTCATTGGCAATTCCACGTTTGCGACCAATGCCTTTGTCAACTTTCCCGGCAACAGCGATTTTTTCCTCCATACGGCTGGGTGGTTGGCTGAAGAACGGAACATGATGGCGATCGCCCCGAAAGATTCCGCACTTCGACCGTTTACACCCAACCCGTTACAGGAACGAGCCCTGCTCTACCTGCAAGTCATCCTCCTGCCGGCCACCATGTTTATCGCCGGCATCATGGTCTGGCGCAAACGCCGACGCC is a window from the Nitrospirota bacterium genome containing:
- a CDS encoding HEAT repeat domain-containing protein, with protein sequence MEQPQHKQASASPTAPETVSDEFTDQVAADLTGEIPVPVLPTAELTEEVVLEEEKVKDEIEIQIDLLKDSDWVVRREAAITLGEMGDERCVEPLCNALRDGDWQVREVAIEGLGQIGSPAVELLIKLLRDWDVRKYVIAALGKIRDERVLDPLMLQLKNDEFKDDATNALVELGEPSVSRLVKALKDKDEMVQKQAIMALGRIKSAEAIDPLIVMLSDKDWFTRLTSAAALEAIGDDRGRDAIKPLMKDSDMVVRMRVERILAKWKKQPANA
- a CDS encoding septal ring lytic transglycosylase RlpA family protein — encoded protein: MIDHKCGNSRQLLGAMSLSLGMLLGACSWVPTGVSHLDVGAEDRGVASWYGESFHGKQAANGELFDMDGLTAAHRTLPLGSVVRVVNLVNGKHVHVRITDRGPYVNGRILDLSRGAAARIGMLAGGLSVVRVQLVGERRPVALLSSEAMETVSTSLLLGREQLGQGALAFPAVPWGQSDPLLVYPVRLSPGDIWVSRRARRLTGLQTADHTDHTEVATVVTS
- a CDS encoding ATP-binding cassette domain-containing protein, translating into MIEVQQITKRYGHHTAIDRVSFSVAKGEVLAFLGPNGAGKTTTMRILTCFMPATEGTARVAGFDCADQSLEVKRRIGYLPETPPVYLELTVTEYLQFVGRLRGLTGKTLTSSMQREIERLGLGTVQHRLIGNLSRGYRQRVGLAQALLHDPQVLILDEPTVGLDPKQIIEIRELIKNLAGSHSVILSTHILPEATAVCQRVVIISGGRIVAEDTPDQLSARLRQSEKISLTLKSPAVDTDSRLKAVQGVQNVFASGIPGTFLLECELGRDAREEVARLAVTSGWGLLELKAISMTLEDVFLQLTRDETGLPQGAVVAAAEPTGQPA
- a CDS encoding ABC transporter permease, with the translated sequence MTPVQAIIAKELRSYFVSPVVYVVGAVFLLIVGLLAYLYIVFAGAQAIQLMQMQGTAQINLNDLVFRNLFSSVRFILLIILPILTMRLFAEERKLRTFEFLLTSPIGINEIVVGKFMSVFLVFLGLLGLTGLMPLVLALFCDFDWYPVLTGYLGLVLLGALFLSVGVLASALTENQIVAAFVSFGLLLVLWLLAGVGSLLGETAIGQAISYLSFMEHYDHLVRGLVDTKDLVYFCSGLALMLFLSHRVVDSSRWK
- a CDS encoding DUF4350 domain-containing protein → MEMNLKTTPLGVVGIALAVAGAVGYSLAPEKLWLVTLMEGSALLCLILFGVVHFGSLKAFSTRRSTRMGANSLLMILLFISILAIVNFLAARHSIRWDLSENQNFSLSPQTHRVLRNLPREVLVTVFTREKDPGYQSYKERLDSYRQASSKITVEFVDPERQPKIAQTYGISRTDTAVFESGGHTVRITAPSEVELTGAFIRVSQDSKKRVLFLEGHGEPSLDDRERTGLSAAREILVKQGYDVDTVSLLKETAVPDHTAILVVAGPRRPVIVEEQERIHSYVEKGGHLLLLLDPNTQADLNPLLKRWGLGVGPGSLVDLQDRLAQGDLTSLLVRTFTEHEITQDLSAAVLFPLARHITFDEQVGAAWDYVPLARTSPNSWAETDLKGRVVNLNEKEDIKGPLPMAAALTPKVTPEEGKPRPAIVVIGNSTFATNAFVNFPGNSDFFLHTAGWLAEERNMMAIAPKDSALRPFTPNPLQERALLYLQVILLPATMFIAGIMVWRKRRRL